The sequence TCCAATAAAGGTTCATCTAGTTTCCAATGTTGATTGCCACAACGTGGGCAAGGCCGTGCCATTTCTGAGGCGAGATCTTGGCCTCCAACTCGATATAAATAGTAATAGGTCGGGATCTTAGTCAGATATTCGATACGACCACGTAAATCCCAACCTCTACGAAATAAATCACTGTCTGGACTCGATAACTCCTCTAACGCGGCAAATTCGGCCTTAGTGGCCGCCGCCATTTGTAGCTCGTCACAGGCTTGCCATTCGCTCTGCCAACGGATAATACGTTTATGATCGCCATTGAAGGTTGCGGGGAGTCGGTATAAGGGAATGGGGAGAAGATTATCGCCGCTGCGCAGGGGCGAGCACATATGTACATAACTCGTGTACAACAATTGCCAGCTGGGAGTTTCAGTATTACTGACCTCAGAATTAATGTCCTGACCGATAAATTTTTCCCGAGGCGCGAGGAGTTTGGCCTCGGTTAATTCTGCTAAGGCTTTCTTGACCCAAGGACTATGGTATTTATAGGCTAAACTGGATTTCTCTGGTAGCAGCAAACGCACCCTAAACTCGCCGTCATTAAAGGCGACAGCAAATTCTCGCCCTAATATTTGGCCGTTAGCTCTATAGGCTTCAAGGAGTTGATTGATGGCCTTTTCTGCGGCAGAGATGGTCGTGTCGGCAAAGCATTCAAAACGCAGTTCAGTAACAAACATTAAGCCATTTTTCCTTGGGATTCTAATAGACTGATCCGCTCTTTAAGCACAAGCAGTTCATTTTTTAATTGAACGATTTCTGTATTTTGTTGCTGGATATAATGCTCAAAATGCTGTTGTTGGGCAATGAGGCGAGCAGAAAGAGCCATTAGGGTTAAGGCTTCATTTGTATCAGCTGTTGCTGCAATCGGATTTGTGATTTTTAATTCAGCTAAGCGCTCACGTTCAGCTTTCGGCATAGCTTTAAATTGTTGTAAACCTTGGATTAATGTCGGTAACGGCAGACTATTACCTAAACGGGTTTTGATTAACGCTAAACTTGGTACTTTGCCGCTAGCTTCGAGAGCATGTGCAACAGCTAATACTTGGTCAATGTTGCTCATAATGAGTGAAATTCCTTAATTTATTGCGTGATAATAAACCAATATGCAGATGATTGTTATATTTTGATTTATAAAACAATGTGTTAAATCTTGGCACCTGTTTTGCTTTTAATTGCATCTCAATAACAATTACACAGGATGTCATATGATGAACACTAAATTAAATCGCACAATAATGGGTCTCACTTTTTTAGGGGTTGCAAGCTTAGGTCTTAGTGGCTGCGTGGTCAATGTTGGAGAGGGAGAATCCAATTGGAAAAATCGCGAATCTTGGGAAAAAGTACAGCATAAAAATCGTAATAATTTAACCCAATTAAGTTTAGGTATGACTAAGGATCAAGTGATGATCATTATGGGAAATGCCGATTTTAGCGAAGCCTATATCCAAAATGGCGATGTTAATAAAGAAGTCATCGTGTTGTTTTATCGCACCCAGCACACTCACAGTGATGGTAAAACAACTAAGGATGAATGCACTCCCATTGTCATCAGTAATAATGCTTTAGTAGGGTGGGGTGAAACGGCATACAGTAAAATTTAGAAACTATTCCCCACTAAAGCATTAAAGATAATTAGGCTTTTCTAAGTTGAGTATCTAACTGTTCAACTAGTTGAGTCCATTTCGCATCAGCTTCTAAGGCCTCAGTAATAAAGTTCTTTTGGGCTTCGGTCCAAAAGGACGCTTCGCTTAAATGTATTTGATGGTCAATCTTATGGTTAGCAATAAATTGGGTAATAGCTTCGGGTTGATTATCTAGACCGAGTTGTTCAAACAAATGGCTTAAATCTACTGGAGTGGTATCCATTGACTTTCCCTATTCAATATATGCGTTAGCTTCTAGGGTATGCGTCTGATGGAAAAATGCAATCTTTGATTAAAATTTGCACTTTTTAGTTTCCTTGATACATTGATTTATACCTATTAAGAGTGTGATCTAAATCAAGGAATTCTACTTATGGACAACCATACCTTGGACGAGTACCGTGCAGTGTATTTGACTGCTGAAGATTTACGGGTTGCCGCTTCCATCCTCTATAACGCTTACCACGATGATCCTTTCTTTGTTGAATCTTTGTTTTCCTCAGATAAAGCTGCCTACGAACAAAAATTACGAGCAGCTATTCGTGAAGAACTCAACTCGTTGTGGCAGCAAAAACAGGCACTGATTGGTCTGTTTGATCAAGAGCGGTTAGTGGGTGTGGTTTGTGTTGTTACTCAAGAAGTCCCCTTAGGAGAGGCACGATATTGGCACTGGCGTTTAAAAATGTTGCTCGGAACGGGTTGGCAATCTACTCAATCTATTATGAAAAAAGAATCGAGTATTGTTGAACTCTTGCCAAGTAATCGTTGTGGGATCCTACAATTTATTGCCTTAACGCCAAGCGAACAACATAAAGGTTTAGGGCATCAACTTGTACAAGCCGTTGTTAGCTGGTGCGATGAGCAGCGTGAACTCGATGGTATTGGCGTGTTTGCAGCACAAGAAAGCCATACCCATTTGTTCACTCAGCACGATTTTGTCTCCTTAGGTGAACTGACTATTGGCAGTATCTCAGGACAATTATTATTTTATGCGGGGCAACAAAATGAATGAACGCTTCACTCGTTTTTCTGATTTTGGTTTAGGAAGGATGACGGGAACGTAAAGTGAGAAGCTCATGCTCTTGTGAGAGATCGCTTACAAAGGTTGTAGGATAAAATGTTTTCTTTGTTGATTGTTTTGTAGTCACATGTCAGCTAATCTTTTTTAATTCATTTAGTTAGGTTGTTTGCATAGATTTATGGCTGAAATTTTGGTTTGTGAGTGTTCTTTGAGTAGAACAAAAAAATACGTATTAGCGTAGAATTCTCTCATGGCCAAGTTAAATGGATTGCATAGATTGCAGCACAGGCCAAATGGACGCAGGAAGCAATGAATTTTGATTTAAGGATGGATACAGGACACGCTTAGGGATTAAGCATCTACTCGATATAGGATGTATCGAGTCAAGGATAAGTATAAGGGTGAACAGCTTATACTCAATCAGGAAGAGAAATATGCAGGATGCAACAGGACTAAGCCATAGGATATGGTTGGATCCGAAGCAGGATATTCGGTTCAAAGGACTGAGTGTTAAAGCTTTAACACAGGGATAAAAAGGGATTCAAGGACGATGCAGGATGCAAACGGACGCATGGATGGTGCAGGGAGCACTCATTAAGCAGGAAGGCTTACAAGGGATAAATGGGGCGCACTGGGTGCGCCCTTTTCTTTTTGTCTTTCTGAATTTTTTCATCGCCTAAAATATTCAAATTGCCTGATTCTGTGTGAGATATCTCTCACATATATGTAAGTTATTTGTAAATCCATAGAAAGAAAAAAACATGTCATCATTTAAAAACTGATTTATATTAATAGCTTACAATTTATTTTTGATTATTTCGTTTATATTACAATTAACATCATTCTATCTCTATTAAGAAGCAAGAAGTTAGCTAGCGTAGAATTGGCTTTGTAGATGGAAAGACTGCTTATCAGGGATAGATAACCTAGTTGCATAGGGACGGCAATGGCACATGGAGTGCGATTGAAAGGATGCTATTTACCCTATTTCATGGATGATGGTGATGGTGGAACCGCTCAAGAAAGAGCAAGCTTAGCATAAGGATAGCTAAGAAATAGGAATGTATGTCAATACAGGGAAATATCAGGGATTGATCAGGGATGATGCAGGATGCTCGAATTCGCAAGGATGGTGCAGGGAGCACAATAATAGCAGGATGGCTTAACAGAGAACCAGAGGGTGTGATCTTAGGATCACACCCTTTCTTTTTAGTCAATTGGCCGTCGTTAGTGAATACTTTAGGAAATGACGTTATTTGGATTTGGCAATACTAGGGTTTTAGTGACATTTCCCTGAGTTACATCCACCTTGACTGCCGCAGCCGCCAAACTTGCCTTGAGCCGTGGGGGCTTCATGCCATTCAGGTTCTGGGAATATCGGCCATTCAATTTTTTGAATTTTCTTACCCAACATCCAAATATGACCTCGATATTGATTAATACCATCGGTGCTAAATTCAAATAAGTACTTTGCTTTCCAACAAATTCCTGTGGTTCCACCTAGGCTTGGGCGCGCAGTTTCCATTGCAATTGCCAAAAGTTGAACCTTCTGTCGACAACATTCTTTCTCGGCAAAAATACGGCTTAATTCTGCCATTTGACGTAGTTGCCAAAAAAATGCGGCAATGACAACAACCGCAATAATTAACAGTAGATCTGACATCATTTACTTGCTGCCTTAAACAAACCACCGATGGCTTGTGATAGTTGAATGCTTCGATTGGGATTTCTTAATTCACCTAGTAATAGATTGCGTAAACTAGGGATTGCCACAATATCAGCAAAGATCTGATTAAAAAAGGTTTGGGGCTGTAGTGCAAGCGCTTCTAAGTAAATACTGCGACTTAACTCCTGCTTTAGCACAGTCCAATTGCGTCCAGCGATACTTATGAGGGTATTTGCATCTAGGTTAGATCCTTGATGCAAGTGGGCTAACGCTTTTTGACTTAGTTCGCTATTTGATGCTAATGCCCTGAGAAAATACGCTTTATGTTCAGGCTCTGCTGCGGTGAGTTTGTTTAAGATTTTGTTGGCAAGCAAGGGACTAATTTGTACATGTTCTAAGCATTGACAAAGGGCAATTTGTACTTCAATGGCTGCCGAATCGAAACTGGTGAGTAGTTTTGCTTCATGGTCGAGTTCATTTGCTCGAACGCATACATCTGCAATGCCTTGTATACCAATATGTTGCCATTGATTTGGCGCAATTTGTCCCGATAAATATTGCATGGCAAATTCATATTGAACTGATGCATGTTGCCCCAATTGTTTACGAACTAAGGCGTTAAAGACTGCTAATTTTTCCTGGCTTGGTGTAAAGCTAAAAGGGTTATTTGCAAGATGCTCCTGTTGTTCATTACTCAGTGGTTGAGTTGGATCTTGTCCAAGTGCCGATAATACCATTTCAATAAATTGTGAACGTGGAGCAGGTGAGAGCAAGCCTTGTTCATCTAAAGCCAGTTTTAGAAACCAAATAAAGTGTTGCTGACTCGCATCCCAAAACACGATTGCAAATTGTGCATGTCCTTGAATAGGGTAAGGATAGGGCGTAGCAAGGGATTCGATTTGATGGAATGCTAACATATCAATGTGTTGTACCCTACGGCCAAGATCATACACTTGAAATTGGGTTTTTGCGGTCGTTAAAAACTGGCTTAAAGTTGTAATTTCAGTCATTGGGTTGCCATACGGATCAAAAGAGGCTCAATAAATTGGCGACATTATAGGGGGAAGTGAAGCCAGATGGTATGATTGCCGAATTTTAAAGGGGCTGATGGTTCAGTGAACTTTATCATTGCGCTTGATGCTAAATGGAGCTCAATTCTATGTTATATAGCCAAACACAGGCGAAATTAGAACAAATTGCGCAGTGCTTGCAGCAATTTGGATTATGGTCGCAAAGATCGCCTTCAGATGAGGCGATGGCAAGCACTGCTCCCTTTGCTTGCGATCTTATGCCCTTAGAGCATTGGCTACAGTTTATTTTTATCCCCCGTATGCAAGCGTTAATTGATGCTGGGCAGCCATTGCCGACAAGCATTGCTATAGCGCCCATGGCACAACATGTATGGCAAGAAATCACTAAATTACAGCCGTTAATTGGGCTATTGAATGAATTGGATATGTTGTTAAATGAACCAAGATAATATGTGGCTTGATATGCCAGATGATGAATTAGATCATGTGGTATTGAATAATACCGATGAGCAAGCGCCCGATATTCGAATCCTCTTTGAAGATGAACATATTGTAGCGATCCATAAACCCGCAGGTTTATTAGTACATCGCAGCTATTTGGCTCGCCGCGAGCGTTTTTTTGCCATGCAGTTAACTCGTGATTTAGTTGGGTGTCATGTGTTCCCTGTGCATCGTTTAGATAGACCAACTTCTGGCGTGTTATTATTTGCCAAGAGCAGTGAAGTTGCTAATGCGTTATGTGAGCAATTTGCTGAGCATTCCATAGAGAAACAGTATCTTGCGCTAGTTCGTGGCAACATGCATGAAAGTGGGATATTGGATTATCCCCTCAAAGTTGAACTTGATGAGCTTGGAGATAAACATGCCCGCCAAGATAAAGCAGCACAGGATGCCGTTACGGCTTTTAAGCCCTTACTCAATGCTGAAATTCCATATCCATCGGGACGATATCCGACGAGCCGCTTTGCATTAGTGCAACTTACCCCAAAGACTGGACGTAAACATCAGCTTAGAAGACACATGGCACATTTACGCCATCCCATTTTAGGAGATACAACCCACGGTGACGGAAAACAAAATACCTTTTTCCGCGAGCATTTCGGCATTAATCGTTTATGGCTTATCGCGAAAAAGCTCACTTTCACGCATCCTGTCACTCAATCTCGACTCAGTATTGAAACCGAGCTTGAACAACAATGGGAAACGGTGTTCACAGGACTTGGCTGGGATGACGTTGTCTTGAGCAATGATGCGCCATTTTTGATCGCTAAAAATTAGCCCATATTTTTGACACTTACTCTCTTGTCTCGCTGAGCTTATCAAGGTTTAGTGTCAATGCTTGCTAAAATATAGGCAAGTTATTAGGGCATTTTGGCTTTTAATGGACGCAGTTTTTGCATCATATTGGCTAACGTTGAAAAACCTGGCGTAGGGAAGTGAGGAGATTGAAGTTCTTGCTGGGCGGCGTGGAAATAATTTTTGCGTCGAGTATTGGCGGTTTTATGATGTTGTTTGAAGTGTTTTTGCCTAGTGGTCTGTCGCATCAGTTGCCTTCCTCATGCCCAATAACTTGATTTCTTAAAATTTTTTACGCCGTCACTTGCTCTAAAGCCTGAGAATAAAGTAAGTTCAGCTTAATAGAGTTTTATACGCGGGGCGGAGTATATCATGAAAAAGGTCAATTTGGTGTTTGGCACTGTGTATGGAAGTGCACAATTTACCGCCGAAACCTTAGAAAAGGAATTAACGGTTTTAGGTTATAAAGTGAGACTATGGCAACCCAATGAGATTGCAAACTTTATTCCCCCTAAAGATGAAATATTAGTCGTAGTGACCTCCACCACAGGGCAAGGCGATCTAC is a genomic window of Shewanella putrefaciens containing:
- the truC gene encoding tRNA pseudouridine(65) synthase TruC; translation: MNQDNMWLDMPDDELDHVVLNNTDEQAPDIRILFEDEHIVAIHKPAGLLVHRSYLARRERFFAMQLTRDLVGCHVFPVHRLDRPTSGVLLFAKSSEVANALCEQFAEHSIEKQYLALVRGNMHESGILDYPLKVELDELGDKHARQDKAAQDAVTAFKPLLNAEIPYPSGRYPTSRFALVQLTPKTGRKHQLRRHMAHLRHPILGDTTHGDGKQNTFFREHFGINRLWLIAKKLTFTHPVTQSRLSIETELEQQWETVFTGLGWDDVVLSNDAPFLIAKN
- a CDS encoding GNAT family N-acetyltransferase translates to MDNHTLDEYRAVYLTAEDLRVAASILYNAYHDDPFFVESLFSSDKAAYEQKLRAAIREELNSLWQQKQALIGLFDQERLVGVVCVVTQEVPLGEARYWHWRLKMLLGTGWQSTQSIMKKESSIVELLPSNRCGILQFIALTPSEQHKGLGHQLVQAVVSWCDEQRELDGIGVFAAQESHTHLFTQHDFVSLGELTIGSISGQLLFYAGQQNE
- a CDS encoding DUF2789 domain-containing protein, with product MDTTPVDLSHLFEQLGLDNQPEAITQFIANHKIDHQIHLSEASFWTEAQKNFITEALEADAKWTQLVEQLDTQLRKA
- a CDS encoding DUF3192 domain-containing protein, with the translated sequence MMNTKLNRTIMGLTFLGVASLGLSGCVVNVGEGESNWKNRESWEKVQHKNRNNLTQLSLGMTKDQVMIIMGNADFSEAYIQNGDVNKEVIVLFYRTQHTHSDGKTTKDECTPIVISNNALVGWGETAYSKI
- a CDS encoding Zn-ribbon-containing protein; amino-acid sequence: MFVTELRFECFADTTISAAEKAINQLLEAYRANGQILGREFAVAFNDGEFRVRLLLPEKSSLAYKYHSPWVKKALAELTEAKLLAPREKFIGQDINSEVSNTETPSWQLLYTSYVHMCSPLRSGDNLLPIPLYRLPATFNGDHKRIIRWQSEWQACDELQMAAATKAEFAALEELSSPDSDLFRRGWDLRGRIEYLTKIPTYYYLYRVGGQDLASEMARPCPRCGNQHWKLDEPLLDIFHFRCEPCRIVSNLSWDHQ
- a CDS encoding YqcC family protein, with the translated sequence MLYSQTQAKLEQIAQCLQQFGLWSQRSPSDEAMASTAPFACDLMPLEHWLQFIFIPRMQALIDAGQPLPTSIAIAPMAQHVWQEITKLQPLIGLLNELDMLLNEPR
- a CDS encoding DUF3549 family protein, translated to MTEITTLSQFLTTAKTQFQVYDLGRRVQHIDMLAFHQIESLATPYPYPIQGHAQFAIVFWDASQQHFIWFLKLALDEQGLLSPAPRSQFIEMVLSALGQDPTQPLSNEQQEHLANNPFSFTPSQEKLAVFNALVRKQLGQHASVQYEFAMQYLSGQIAPNQWQHIGIQGIADVCVRANELDHEAKLLTSFDSAAIEVQIALCQCLEHVQISPLLANKILNKLTAAEPEHKAYFLRALASNSELSQKALAHLHQGSNLDANTLISIAGRNWTVLKQELSRSIYLEALALQPQTFFNQIFADIVAIPSLRNLLLGELRNPNRSIQLSQAIGGLFKAASK
- a CDS encoding DUF3301 domain-containing protein; translated protein: MMSDLLLIIAVVVIAAFFWQLRQMAELSRIFAEKECCRQKVQLLAIAMETARPSLGGTTGICWKAKYLFEFSTDGINQYRGHIWMLGKKIQKIEWPIFPEPEWHEAPTAQGKFGGCGSQGGCNSGKCH